The Cyclopterus lumpus isolate fCycLum1 chromosome 6, fCycLum1.pri, whole genome shotgun sequence genome contains a region encoding:
- the foxb1a gene encoding LOW QUALITY PROTEIN: forkhead box protein B1a (The sequence of the model RefSeq protein was modified relative to this genomic sequence to represent the inferred CDS: deleted 6 bases in 6 codons) has product MPRPGRNTYSDQKPPYSYISLTAMAIQSCPEKMLPLSEIYKFIMDRFPYYRENTQRWQNSLRHNLSFNDCFIKIPRRPDQPGKGSFWALHPSCGDMFENGSFLRRRKRFKLLMSTDHLAPSKQSDAAHYLQQQAKLRLSALAATGTHLPQMSTYNLGVSQSSTFKHPFAIENIIAESTRSLGSLAFSTMQSMSAGYPLHNQLTTAWPHMYNTSMIDTSAPISMASGDYSAYGMPIKSLCHGGQSLPAIPVPIKPTPTSMAGFSALPATIPTFLSNSPQSLSPTSPQTATSQSSPATPSETLTSPPSTLQSVAVH; this is encoded by the exons ATGCCTCGCCCAGGGAGAAACACGTACAGCGACCAGAAGCCACCGTACTCCTACATCTCCCTCACTGCCATGGCGATCCAGAGCTGCCCGGAGAAGATGCTGCCTCTCAGTGAAATTTACAAGTTCATCATGGATAGATTCCCTTATTATAGAGAAAACACTCAGCGGTGGCAA AACTCTCTGCGACACAACCTGTCCTTCAACGACTGTTTCATT AAAATCCCCCGGCGCCCAGATCAGCCAGGCAAGGGCAGTTTCTGGGCTCTGCACCCCAGCTGCGGGGACATGTTTGAGAATGGAAGTTTCTTGAGG CGACGCAAAAGGTTCAAACTGTTGATGTCCACTGACCATCTGGCCCCGAGTAAGCAGTCGGATGCTGCCCATTACCTGCAGCAGCAAGCCAAACTGAGACTGAGCGCCCTGGCAGCCACTGGC ACACACCTTCCCCAAATGTCAACTTACAACCTCGGAGTGTCTCAGTCCTCAACTTTTAAGCATCCGTTCGCCATCGAGAACATCATCGCAGAGAGTACAAGGTCCCTGGGGAGTCTGGCGTTCTCCACCATGCAGTCCATGTCTGCCGGGTACCCGCTCCACAACCAGCTGACGACCGCCTGGCCCCACATGTACAACACCAGCATGATTGACACGTCG GCCCCTATCTCCATGGCGAGTGGCGACTACAGTGCGTATGGCATGCCCATCAAGTCCCTGTGTCACGGGGGACAGTCCTTACCGGCCATCCCGGTGCCAATCAAGCCCACCCCGACTTCTATGGCCGGTTTCTCGGCGTTACCCGCCACA ATTCCAACGTTTCTATCAAACTCTCCGCAGTCGCTGAGCCCGACGTCCCCACAGACAGCGACGAGCCAAAGCAGCCCCGCCACCCCGAGCGAGACTCTGACGAGCCCCCCCTCCACGCTGCAGTCTGTGGCGGTGCACTGA